The following coding sequences are from one Halomonas sp. HAL1 window:
- a CDS encoding 2OG-Fe(II) oxygenase family protein has translation MTQTLIPHIDLTPLLVDDLARAETVQAIANAACDSGFMTVGIAPEQLGLRDDIHARLLRFFELDETHKQPLARHKFEPANTNVYRGYFPPQDEDPTWKEGVDLGPDVAHPERADALSGDPLREPTPQPPESVLPGWATDVANYYRAMESLGGVIATALADGLEIPREELLEPFEHGNSTLRLIHYPERTAGQLAVMPAIDGSDSARRWLVGVPHFDNGFITLLWQDSVGGLQVRAPSGDWEEVPPRDNALVVNFGRLLADWSGGRIQATEHRIVGGTRSRHSIPFFFEPAVGAHIKAASTTGDDNYIYGDRLWERMQEFVEFQGLERRPAGET, from the coding sequence ATGACTCAGACTCTAATTCCGCATATCGATCTGACGCCGCTCCTTGTCGATGATCTGGCACGCGCCGAGACGGTTCAGGCGATCGCCAATGCCGCCTGCGACTCTGGCTTCATGACCGTGGGTATTGCGCCTGAACAACTCGGTCTCCGCGACGATATCCACGCTCGGCTGTTGCGCTTTTTCGAACTTGACGAGACGCATAAGCAACCACTAGCACGGCACAAGTTCGAACCGGCCAACACTAATGTCTATCGAGGCTATTTTCCGCCTCAGGACGAGGATCCGACCTGGAAGGAGGGTGTCGATCTCGGTCCGGACGTTGCTCACCCAGAGCGAGCGGATGCGCTAAGCGGTGACCCTTTGCGAGAGCCTACTCCCCAACCGCCGGAATCAGTACTGCCAGGGTGGGCGACCGATGTGGCCAATTATTACCGGGCGATGGAATCGCTTGGCGGTGTGATTGCCACCGCGCTGGCCGACGGGCTGGAAATACCGCGTGAGGAGTTGCTGGAACCCTTTGAACACGGCAACTCCACACTGCGCCTGATTCATTATCCCGAACGCACCGCCGGGCAGTTGGCCGTCATGCCAGCGATTGACGGTAGCGATAGTGCGCGCCGCTGGCTGGTGGGCGTGCCCCATTTTGATAACGGCTTTATCACGTTGTTGTGGCAGGACAGCGTCGGTGGACTGCAGGTGCGCGCGCCCAGCGGTGATTGGGAAGAGGTGCCTCCACGTGACAATGCACTGGTGGTTAATTTTGGCCGTTTGCTGGCGGACTGGTCTGGTGGGCGCATTCAGGCCACGGAGCACCGCATCGTCGGCGGGACCCGCTCGCGGCACTCGATTCCGTTTTTCTTCGAGCCAGCTGTGGGTGCCCATATTAAGGCTGCCAGCACGACAGGGGATGACAACTATATCTACGGCGATCGACTGTGGGAACGCATGCAGGAGTTTGTCGAGTTTCAGGGGCTGGAACGTAGGCCCGCTGGCGAGACCTGA